The following are from one region of the Balneolaceae bacterium genome:
- the uvrA gene encoding excinuclease ABC subunit UvrA has translation MQENIVIRGAREHNLKNIDINIPREQFVVLTGISGSGKSSLAFDTIYAEGQRRFLESLSAYARQFLGMMERPDIDFIDGLSPVISIDQKTTNRNPRSTVGTITEIYDFLRLLYARIGMPYSYESGNKMEKQTSDQIVSSIMEIEHGTKAYCLAPVVRGRKGHYRELFEQMKKQGYIKARVDGELIDLEGEIKLDRYKTHNIEVVVDRFVISENSAKRISESVHLALEMADGNLILGIQKDGVIKDKVYSKNLYDPESGLSYEDPAPNLFSFNSPYGACKACNGLGYRYDVSRELVIQNPEKTINEGAIRFLGEPRDIFVFKQLKAVLDTVDLDFDTPIEDFPEEALDLLFEGGGDQKFNVSYDFKKNNVTYKHKFSGLRSIIREQYEESKSNKQRDKAKAYLSKIKCPDCGGGRLNPEALSYKIDGLNIHDLVEQDISSLRKTIGNLKLNERQRKIGQQVLKEVIDRLDFLLNVGLNYLTLDREAQTLSGGEAQRIRLATQIGTQLVGVLYILDEPSIGLHQKDNIKLINSLETLRDLGNSVIVVEHDRETIEHADYVVDLGPGAGTEGGYIVTEGKPEELDPESMTTKFLRDEEIIPYPDKRRKGSGGTLKIKKASGHNLKDVDLEIPLGKFICVTGVSGSGKSSLINQTITPILSNEFYNSKDVPLPYQKFEGIENVDKVISIDQSPIGRTPRSNPGTYTKVFDHIRSLFAELPESKIRGYDQGRFSFNVKGGRCEACNGDGVRKIEMNFLPDVYVDCETCNGQRYNRETLEIHYKGKNISDVLQMPISEAEDFFDSIPAIKRKLKTLNSVGLGYLTLGQSSTTLSGGEAQRIKLSRELSKIGTGDTVYIMDEPTTGLHFQDVRMLVNVIQKLVNKGNTVIVIEHNLDLIKAADWIIDLGPEGGHAGGEIIAAGTPEDLAKNDESYTGRYLKQEFEREHKRSKTSV, from the coding sequence TTGCAAGAAAATATTGTCATTCGCGGAGCCCGCGAACACAATCTCAAGAACATAGATATTAATATCCCACGGGAGCAGTTTGTGGTTTTAACCGGTATCTCCGGTTCGGGAAAATCATCGCTGGCCTTTGATACGATTTATGCAGAAGGGCAACGCCGTTTCCTGGAATCGCTCTCTGCCTACGCCCGGCAGTTCCTGGGTATGATGGAGCGCCCGGATATCGATTTTATTGATGGCCTCTCCCCCGTTATTTCCATCGATCAGAAAACAACAAACCGGAATCCCCGGTCTACAGTTGGCACAATCACAGAAATATATGATTTTCTCCGGCTGCTGTACGCCCGCATTGGTATGCCCTATTCCTACGAATCTGGTAATAAGATGGAAAAACAAACATCAGATCAGATTGTTTCATCAATCATGGAGATTGAGCATGGTACTAAAGCTTACTGCCTTGCTCCTGTAGTTCGGGGACGCAAAGGCCATTATAGGGAGTTATTTGAGCAGATGAAAAAGCAGGGCTATATAAAAGCCCGGGTGGATGGTGAATTAATTGATCTTGAGGGAGAGATTAAACTCGACCGGTATAAAACACATAATATAGAAGTTGTAGTTGATCGGTTCGTGATATCGGAAAACAGCGCAAAACGAATTTCAGAAAGTGTTCACCTGGCGTTGGAAATGGCCGATGGAAACTTGATCCTCGGAATACAGAAAGACGGCGTGATCAAAGATAAGGTGTACAGTAAAAATTTATATGATCCCGAAAGTGGACTTTCCTATGAAGATCCGGCCCCCAATCTTTTCTCTTTTAATTCGCCCTATGGTGCCTGTAAAGCTTGCAATGGCCTCGGATACCGGTATGATGTAAGCCGTGAACTTGTGATTCAAAATCCCGAAAAAACAATTAATGAAGGGGCAATACGGTTTTTGGGTGAACCGAGAGACATTTTTGTCTTCAAACAGTTGAAAGCTGTACTGGACACAGTTGATCTGGATTTCGACACTCCTATCGAAGATTTCCCGGAAGAGGCATTAGATCTTCTGTTTGAAGGCGGCGGTGACCAGAAGTTTAATGTGAGTTATGATTTCAAAAAGAATAATGTAACCTATAAACATAAGTTTTCCGGCCTGCGATCTATCATTCGGGAGCAGTACGAAGAGAGCAAATCCAACAAACAGCGCGATAAAGCGAAAGCGTATCTGTCAAAAATAAAATGTCCCGATTGTGGTGGGGGCCGCCTCAACCCCGAGGCACTATCCTATAAAATTGATGGGTTAAACATTCACGATCTTGTTGAGCAGGATATTTCAAGTCTTCGAAAAACCATCGGCAATCTGAAACTGAATGAACGTCAGCGAAAGATTGGTCAACAGGTACTAAAAGAGGTCATTGACCGACTTGATTTCCTGCTGAATGTAGGACTGAACTACCTGACCCTCGACCGCGAAGCACAAACATTGAGCGGCGGCGAAGCTCAACGAATCCGGCTGGCAACGCAGATCGGAACACAGCTTGTAGGCGTACTCTACATTTTAGATGAGCCAAGTATCGGACTTCATCAAAAAGACAACATTAAACTGATAAACTCCCTCGAAACTCTTCGCGACCTTGGAAATTCGGTTATTGTTGTAGAACACGACCGCGAAACAATTGAACATGCCGATTATGTGGTTGACCTGGGGCCGGGTGCCGGAACAGAAGGTGGATATATAGTTACCGAAGGCAAACCGGAAGAGCTTGATCCCGAATCGATGACCACAAAATTTTTGAGAGATGAAGAGATCATTCCCTATCCTGATAAACGAAGAAAAGGATCGGGCGGAACTCTTAAAATTAAAAAGGCGAGTGGTCATAATCTTAAGGATGTGGACCTCGAAATACCCCTTGGAAAGTTTATCTGTGTAACCGGCGTAAGTGGCAGTGGAAAGAGTTCCCTCATCAATCAGACAATAACCCCTATCTTATCGAATGAGTTTTATAATTCGAAAGATGTACCTCTTCCCTATCAAAAGTTTGAAGGAATTGAGAATGTGGATAAAGTTATCTCTATTGATCAAAGCCCGATCGGGCGAACACCCCGATCTAATCCCGGAACGTATACAAAGGTATTCGATCATATTCGCTCTCTGTTTGCCGAACTTCCTGAATCTAAAATCCGGGGATACGACCAGGGACGATTCTCATTCAACGTAAAAGGAGGCCGATGTGAGGCATGTAATGGCGATGGTGTTCGAAAAATTGAGATGAACTTCCTGCCCGATGTGTATGTGGATTGTGAAACCTGTAACGGTCAGCGCTACAACAGGGAAACCCTTGAGATCCACTATAAAGGCAAAAATATTTCTGATGTACTGCAGATGCCAATCAGTGAAGCGGAAGACTTTTTTGATTCAATTCCCGCCATCAAACGAAAACTAAAAACATTGAATTCGGTTGGTTTGGGATATCTGACGCTTGGCCAATCCAGTACTACCTTAAGTGGCGGCGAGGCTCAGCGGATTAAACTCTCGCGCGAACTTTCAAAAATTGGCACCGGTGATACGGTCTATATTATGGATGAACCGACAACCGGACTCCACTTCCAGGATGTTCGTATGCTGGTCAATGTAATCCAAAAGTTGGTTAATAAAGGAAATACGGTCATTGTTATCGAACACAATCTCGATCTTATCAAAGCGGCAGACTGGATTATTGATCTCGGCCCGGAAGGCGGACATGCCGGCGGTGAAATTATCGCTGCAGGAACTCCGGAAGATCTTGCAAAAAATGACGAGAGCTATACTGGCCGATATCTCAAACAAGAATTTGAAAGAGAGCATAAACGATCTAAAACCTCTGTGTAG
- a CDS encoding 3-deoxy-7-phosphoheptulonate synthase class II — MSTIAKRANKIEVPDLMEGNGWHPLSWNDKEITQLPEYPSTEELQDAFEDLKALPPLITSWEIEALKDKLAKVSDGKAFLLQGGDCAETFEGCRSSKLVNLLKVMLQMSFIMIHEMGTEVVRVGRIAGQYAKPRSKDFEIVNGEKMLNYRGDLINSYEPNKEARKPDPQRLIEAYQKSALSLNFLRALADEGFADLQHPEQWELDFMHNNEFYKEYEEMVSSINNSIKFMETITPNNRFNTAHKVDIYTSHEALNLFYDSAQTRRVPRKQGWFNLSSHLVWLGNRTQQLDGAHVEYLKGIQNPVGIKVGPPFDIDNLLSLLDNINPSHEAGKIVLITRMGQENVEKYLPSYIRAVKQNGHPVVWSCDPMHGNTYATDNNVKTRNFKDILKEIHLTFGVHRSEASYLGGVHLELTGDNVTECVGGANGLKEDGLSHNYETYCDPRLNYEQSLEMAFLLAKEWNKSYQ, encoded by the coding sequence ATGAGTACAATCGCCAAACGAGCAAATAAAATTGAAGTCCCCGATCTTATGGAAGGTAATGGATGGCATCCGCTTTCCTGGAATGATAAAGAGATCACACAGCTCCCCGAATATCCCAGTACAGAGGAGTTACAAGATGCATTTGAAGATTTAAAAGCCTTACCTCCGCTGATTACATCCTGGGAGATTGAAGCACTGAAAGACAAACTTGCAAAAGTCTCCGATGGAAAAGCATTTTTATTGCAGGGTGGTGACTGTGCAGAAACGTTTGAAGGGTGCCGATCATCCAAATTGGTAAACCTATTAAAGGTGATGCTCCAGATGAGTTTCATCATGATTCATGAGATGGGCACCGAAGTGGTTCGGGTAGGACGTATTGCCGGTCAATACGCAAAACCCCGATCAAAGGATTTTGAGATAGTTAACGGCGAAAAGATGCTCAACTATCGAGGAGATCTTATCAATAGCTATGAGCCAAATAAGGAAGCAAGAAAACCCGATCCACAGCGATTGATCGAAGCATATCAAAAATCGGCCCTGTCATTGAATTTCTTACGGGCTTTAGCCGATGAGGGATTTGCCGATCTGCAGCATCCCGAACAATGGGAACTCGATTTTATGCATAACAATGAGTTCTATAAGGAGTACGAGGAGATGGTTAGTTCGATCAATAACTCCATTAAATTTATGGAGACGATCACTCCTAATAACAGGTTTAATACGGCTCATAAAGTAGATATCTATACATCACACGAGGCATTGAACCTGTTTTATGATTCGGCTCAAACAAGAAGAGTTCCCCGGAAACAGGGATGGTTTAACCTTAGTTCTCACCTTGTATGGCTGGGAAATAGAACGCAGCAGTTAGACGGGGCTCATGTTGAATACCTGAAGGGAATCCAAAATCCTGTGGGTATAAAAGTTGGCCCTCCGTTTGATATTGACAATTTATTGAGCCTTTTAGACAATATTAATCCATCTCATGAGGCTGGAAAAATTGTTTTGATTACCAGGATGGGACAGGAGAATGTTGAGAAATATTTACCGTCTTACATCCGGGCTGTCAAACAAAACGGTCACCCTGTGGTTTGGAGTTGCGATCCTATGCATGGTAATACCTATGCTACTGATAACAACGTGAAAACCCGAAATTTCAAAGATATTCTTAAAGAGATACATCTGACTTTTGGTGTCCACCGATCTGAGGCAAGTTATCTTGGTGGTGTTCATCTTGAGCTTACAGGTGATAATGTAACAGAATGTGTGGGAGGTGCCAACGGGCTGAAAGAAGATGGGCTTAGTCATAACTATGAAACCTATTGCGATCCTCGCCTTAATTACGAACAAAGTCTTGAAATGGCATTTCTCTTAGCAAAAGAATGGAATAAAAGTTACCAGTAA
- a CDS encoding Hsp20/alpha crystallin family protein codes for MTLIKYNQPKTDVFGKRFSDIMDEFFNDAVATRQNRFAPSIDISETDNQYMIDVEVPGMNKDDIELNIENNTLTISGERKFKKKEDNKQYHRVESHYGSFSRSFTLPENVEVDSISASYNNGILNITVDKSEQQTKKQIKIK; via the coding sequence ATGACACTTATAAAATATAATCAACCTAAAACAGACGTCTTCGGAAAAAGATTTTCAGACATCATGGATGAATTTTTCAATGATGCAGTGGCAACTCGGCAAAACAGATTTGCACCCAGCATTGATATTTCCGAGACGGACAATCAATATATGATTGATGTTGAAGTTCCCGGTATGAACAAAGATGATATCGAGCTCAACATTGAAAATAACACTTTAACGATTTCCGGCGAACGAAAGTTTAAGAAGAAAGAAGACAATAAGCAGTATCACAGAGTTGAATCACACTATGGAAGCTTCAGTCGTTCTTTCACACTACCGGAAAATGTAGAAGTTGATAGTATTTCTGCTTCTTACAACAATGGAATACTAAACATTACCGTTGATAAGAGTGAGCAGCAGACGAAGAAACAAATTAAAATTAAATAA
- a CDS encoding Do family serine endopeptidase — MDKIKISIAAMFAVIFIFVGMHYATDNGSNNASMFRLPDFNTTETTADQTPITTLKDFNDAIVNIAERTNKTVVTITTTQTVTRRQQSPFSFFFDDPRFNQEREYSRQGLGSGVIVSEDGYILTNNHVVENAEEINVRFFDGDEMNAEVVGTDPASDVAVLKVDVDESLPAIALGNSDEIRVGEMVLAIGSPLNPNFAHSVSMGIVSASGRSSLGLNMYENYIQTDAAINPGNSGGALVNLDGELVGINTAIASRSGGNQGVGFAIPVNMARDVMEALITEGRVARGYLGIGGSTVDRTMARALGLNRARGVIIGEVLPDTPAAEAGLQDGDVIVSLDGEEIEAYRDFQVAIGSKKPGDEISLEVIRDGEQMEFNIELAERDMEEMAGNTRVDDDRMNDLKEALGFSVEDLTNSIRQQLQLNENVDGVVVTNISQGSPAARQGLQRGDVITQVGEQAVTNPNEFYGAIQNYIDDETDAVLLRVNRQGRNVFIAIELM; from the coding sequence ATGGATAAAATAAAGATTAGTATTGCTGCGATGTTTGCAGTGATTTTTATATTTGTAGGAATGCATTACGCAACCGATAATGGGTCGAATAATGCATCCATGTTTCGGTTACCCGACTTTAATACTACGGAAACTACTGCTGACCAGACTCCGATTACCACTCTGAAGGACTTCAACGATGCAATTGTTAACATTGCAGAGAGAACGAATAAAACGGTAGTAACAATTACCACTACACAAACCGTTACAAGGCGTCAACAATCTCCCTTTTCTTTCTTTTTTGATGATCCTCGATTTAACCAGGAAAGAGAATATAGCCGTCAGGGATTGGGCTCAGGCGTTATTGTTTCTGAGGATGGATATATCCTCACAAACAATCACGTAGTTGAAAACGCAGAAGAGATCAATGTTCGGTTTTTTGACGGCGATGAGATGAATGCTGAAGTTGTGGGAACAGATCCCGCCAGTGATGTGGCCGTTTTAAAAGTTGATGTGGATGAAAGCCTTCCCGCGATCGCCTTGGGGAATAGTGATGAAATCCGCGTAGGAGAGATGGTTTTGGCTATAGGTAGCCCGCTGAATCCCAATTTTGCTCATTCGGTTTCTATGGGAATTGTAAGTGCAAGCGGCCGCTCTTCGCTGGGTTTAAATATGTATGAAAATTACATACAAACTGACGCTGCTATTAATCCCGGTAACTCAGGCGGAGCACTCGTGAATCTTGATGGTGAGCTTGTTGGAATTAATACCGCAATTGCCAGCCGAAGCGGCGGCAACCAGGGAGTAGGATTTGCTATTCCGGTGAACATGGCCCGCGATGTAATGGAGGCATTAATTACGGAAGGCCGTGTAGCAAGAGGTTATCTTGGAATCGGTGGTAGTACGGTTGACAGAACCATGGCACGTGCTCTTGGCCTTAACAGAGCAAGAGGGGTCATCATTGGAGAAGTACTGCCAGACACACCTGCAGCAGAAGCAGGATTGCAAGATGGTGATGTAATTGTATCTTTGGACGGTGAAGAAATTGAAGCCTACAGAGATTTTCAGGTTGCCATCGGAAGTAAAAAACCCGGCGATGAGATTTCCCTTGAAGTCATCCGCGATGGTGAACAGATGGAGTTCAATATAGAACTGGCCGAGCGCGATATGGAAGAGATGGCAGGCAACACAAGAGTAGATGATGATCGCATGAACGATCTGAAAGAAGCACTCGGATTTTCTGTTGAAGATTTAACAAACTCTATTCGACAGCAGCTTCAATTAAACGAGAATGTTGATGGAGTTGTGGTAACGAATATTTCCCAGGGAAGTCCTGCAGCCCGGCAAGGATTGCAACGCGGCGATGTAATTACCCAGGTAGGAGAGCAAGCCGTAACAAATCCAAATGAGTTTTATGGTGCTATTCAAAATTATATTGATGATGAAACTGATGCCGTTCTGCTGCGTGTAAACAGGCAAGGTAGAAATGTTTTCATAGCTATCGAATTGATGTAA
- a CDS encoding DnaJ C-terminal domain-containing protein, with protein MDYKDYYNILGVSRDASQDEIRKKYRKLAAKYHPDKNPDDDSAEEKFKEIGEAYEVLKDPKKRKLYDKVGSDWKKYEQAGASADDFNWNQYANQGGGQRINMEDIFGGGGRAGGGESPFSSFFETIFGGGGGDPFAGRQSQARQYQSRTGRNVRQKGHDTKAEVDVNLKDVLTGTEKQFRINGERVKLKIPAGIEDGKRLKLKGKGQTSQMGGPKGDLYLKVNVREPEGYERRGNDIYQKVPLDLYTAVLGGKLTAQTLEGKIKLDIPPETQNGKTFRLAGRGLPQFKRKGKRGDYFLRTEIQIPENLTSKEKELFKKLAEERKN; from the coding sequence ATGGACTATAAAGATTATTATAACATTTTAGGTGTGTCCAGGGATGCGTCCCAGGACGAAATTAGGAAGAAATACAGGAAACTGGCAGCTAAATACCATCCGGATAAAAATCCTGATGATGATAGCGCCGAGGAGAAATTCAAAGAGATCGGTGAAGCCTACGAAGTTCTGAAAGACCCGAAGAAGCGAAAATTGTATGATAAAGTCGGGTCTGATTGGAAAAAATATGAACAGGCCGGTGCCAGTGCTGATGATTTTAACTGGAACCAATATGCAAACCAAGGTGGCGGCCAGCGAATTAATATGGAGGATATTTTCGGTGGCGGAGGCCGAGCGGGAGGTGGCGAGAGTCCATTTTCCAGCTTTTTTGAAACGATTTTTGGCGGGGGCGGCGGTGATCCGTTTGCCGGACGCCAATCCCAGGCACGTCAATATCAAAGCAGAACGGGCCGGAATGTGCGCCAAAAAGGGCATGACACAAAGGCCGAGGTAGATGTAAACCTAAAGGATGTACTCACCGGTACAGAGAAACAGTTTCGAATAAACGGGGAGAGAGTTAAACTTAAAATTCCCGCCGGTATAGAAGATGGAAAACGACTTAAACTGAAAGGGAAAGGACAAACTTCGCAAATGGGAGGTCCAAAGGGGGATCTCTACCTGAAAGTGAACGTCAGAGAGCCGGAAGGTTATGAAAGGAGAGGCAACGATATCTATCAGAAAGTGCCGCTGGATCTCTATACAGCTGTTTTAGGTGGGAAGCTGACAGCCCAGACACTCGAGGGAAAAATCAAGTTGGATATTCCGCCGGAAACTCAAAATGGCAAAACATTTCGTTTGGCCGGGAGAGGTCTTCCGCAGTTCAAGAGAAAGGGAAAGAGAGGAGATTATTTCCTGAGAACAGAAATTCAAATTCCTGAAAATCTCACCTCAAAAGAGAAAGAGCTTTTTAAAAAACTGGCTGAAGAGCGGAAGAATTGA
- a CDS encoding S1/P1 nuclease has product MHLLISLLLLTGFYSDSHETERWGQIGHYVSGEIAEKHMNDLVKARVQKILGDRSIAISTVWMDDIRSDDSYDFDTWHYVTIPDGEKYDPEIQEESGDIIWALETLIEELKEGDLTEDEEREKLKLVMHMIGDIHQPLHVGNGEDRGGNDVRLQWFGDDSNIHRVWDSGIIESFQMSYTELADELNTATYEQVENWQNDSVRDWAYESMDYRDEVYDLPDNMRLSYEYRYYKKGIIYKRLLQAGVRMAGVLNEIYAE; this is encoded by the coding sequence ATGCATCTATTAATTTCACTTCTACTTCTCACCGGCTTTTATTCCGATTCACATGAAACTGAAAGATGGGGGCAGATCGGGCATTATGTTTCGGGCGAAATTGCTGAAAAACATATGAATGATCTCGTAAAAGCCCGGGTACAAAAGATTCTTGGTGATCGGTCCATCGCCATTTCAACGGTTTGGATGGATGATATCCGTTCGGACGATAGCTACGATTTTGATACATGGCACTATGTAACCATCCCGGATGGTGAGAAGTACGATCCTGAAATCCAGGAGGAAAGTGGCGATATTATATGGGCGCTGGAGACGTTGATTGAGGAGCTAAAAGAGGGAGATCTGACGGAAGACGAGGAAAGGGAAAAGCTGAAGCTGGTGATGCATATGATCGGCGATATTCATCAGCCGCTGCACGTTGGAAACGGCGAGGACCGGGGCGGAAATGATGTTCGCCTCCAATGGTTTGGTGATGATTCCAATATACACCGGGTGTGGGATAGTGGAATTATTGAGTCCTTTCAAATGAGTTATACGGAGCTTGCCGATGAGTTAAATACTGCAACATATGAACAAGTTGAAAACTGGCAGAATGATTCGGTGAGAGACTGGGCGTACGAGTCGATGGATTACCGCGATGAGGTGTATGACCTGCCAGACAATATGCGGCTTAGTTACGAATATAGATACTATAAAAAAGGTATTATCTACAAGAGATTACTCCAGGCAGGTGTACGAATGGCCGGCGTTTTAAATGAGATTTATGCAGAGTAA
- a CDS encoding DUF2281 domain-containing protein — MSTTQLEKELIKNTKGLPEDAQQEIVDFAKFIRQKTLKKTQNSVSIELSKLSKSQATHLEEEFTDYKKLFPNV; from the coding sequence ATGTCAACCACCCAATTAGAAAAAGAACTTATTAAAAACACCAAAGGTCTTCCCGAAGATGCCCAACAAGAGATCGTAGATTTTGCCAAGTTCATCAGACAAAAAACATTAAAGAAAACACAGAATTCTGTTTCCATTGAATTGTCAAAGTTAAGCAAGTCTCAGGCTACTCACCTCGAAGAAGAGTTTACAGACTACAAAAAACTCTTTCCGAATGTATAG
- a CDS encoding PIN domain-containing protein: MYSYVADTMALILWLEKRKMPPKVKKRFLEAAKKEAEIIIPSMVFAELGYLSEKGRIDTNLIESQNLIQNNASFKEHTLSFSTIQEAFKIEDISELHDRLISAAGKELNLPILTNDPEIHRSKYVVAIWD; encoded by the coding sequence ATGTATAGCTATGTTGCCGATACCATGGCTTTAATTCTTTGGCTTGAGAAAAGAAAAATGCCTCCTAAAGTTAAAAAACGATTTTTGGAAGCCGCAAAGAAGGAAGCTGAAATCATTATTCCTTCCATGGTATTTGCGGAATTGGGTTACCTTTCAGAAAAAGGAAGAATTGATACAAATTTAATTGAATCACAAAATCTGATCCAAAATAACGCTTCATTTAAAGAACATACTCTCTCCTTTTCTACGATTCAAGAAGCATTTAAAATTGAAGACATTTCGGAATTACATGATCGTTTGATTTCCGCTGCCGGAAAAGAATTAAATCTTCCAATTCTTACAAATGATCCCGAGATACATCGTTCGAAATATGTGGTAGCAATTTGGGATTGA
- a CDS encoding macro domain-containing protein: MIQKKFNNVIIELDGGNIVDQPDCDAIVNAANAQLQIGGGVAGAIHRIGDPELTEETRSLAPITPGEAVITSAPNFPNSHIIHCLGPVYGRDKPADQLLRNCYVNALKIADENELESIAFPAISTGAFGYPMEQAAKIALTAVKELSIDLEHIKTVRFVLWGQNAFDVHADMLEKIS; the protein is encoded by the coding sequence ATGATCCAAAAAAAATTCAACAACGTTATCATAGAATTAGACGGTGGAAATATTGTAGACCAACCCGATTGTGATGCCATTGTAAATGCGGCGAATGCCCAACTGCAAATCGGAGGCGGAGTGGCTGGAGCCATTCACAGAATCGGTGATCCGGAGCTTACCGAAGAAACCAGGAGTCTTGCCCCCATCACTCCCGGTGAGGCTGTTATTACATCAGCCCCAAACTTTCCAAACAGTCATATTATTCATTGTCTTGGCCCGGTGTATGGACGGGATAAACCGGCAGACCAGCTTCTCAGAAATTGTTATGTAAACGCACTGAAAATAGCTGATGAGAATGAATTAGAATCCATAGCTTTCCCGGCTATTTCAACCGGTGCATTCGGCTATCCTATGGAACAGGCTGCTAAAATTGCATTAACGGCTGTCAAAGAGCTATCTATAGATTTAGAGCATATTAAAACCGTTCGGTTTGTACTCTGGGGACAAAATGCATTTGATGTTCACGCAGATATGTTGGAGAAGATATCGTAG
- a CDS encoding prolipoprotein diacylglyceryl transferase family protein yields the protein MYETLFEFSISGVPYSVSSYKFFGVAGGLYFLYKLLGILKQNDISRYHRWFISGIIGVSFIIGSRILYAAFFLERTLLDPSIIYKFALSNFSLFGGLYLSLFTLWGISKWQQLPFLKTSDKLIPHVAVTLIFLRTGCFLNGCCYGKETDMPWGVVFPRDSFVHRAQITENPLSYFASVQAVHPTQIYEILVIILSITIAWIVFERIKLAGLKTSVFVISFTVGRFIIYYFRDFQSSAESSIAHHLQAPLLYSITIFIFSYFTYVKLKENEKLPRNFKFK from the coding sequence ATGTATGAAACACTATTTGAATTTTCTATCAGTGGTGTACCGTATTCAGTAAGCTCCTATAAATTTTTTGGAGTAGCAGGAGGACTTTATTTCTTATATAAACTCTTGGGAATTCTTAAACAAAATGACATAAGCCGTTATCATCGTTGGTTCATCTCTGGTATCATCGGTGTTTCATTTATCATTGGATCACGAATTCTTTATGCTGCATTTTTCCTGGAGAGAACGCTACTCGATCCATCTATTATCTACAAATTTGCACTTTCAAATTTTAGCCTGTTTGGAGGGTTATATCTATCGTTGTTCACCTTATGGGGCATTTCTAAATGGCAACAACTCCCTTTTCTGAAAACCTCAGATAAACTAATTCCCCATGTAGCCGTTACTTTAATTTTCTTAAGAACAGGATGCTTTCTGAATGGCTGTTGCTATGGAAAGGAAACCGATATGCCGTGGGGCGTTGTTTTCCCCCGTGATAGTTTCGTGCACAGAGCTCAAATTACTGAAAACCCACTAAGTTATTTTGCATCTGTTCAGGCCGTTCATCCCACCCAGATATACGAAATACTGGTTATCATTCTTTCAATAACTATTGCATGGATTGTCTTTGAAAGAATAAAATTAGCAGGACTTAAAACCTCAGTTTTTGTAATCAGTTTCACTGTAGGGCGTTTTATTATTTACTACTTTAGAGATTTTCAATCATCAGCAGAGAGTTCAATTGCTCATCATTTGCAGGCGCCCCTCTTATATAGCATTACTATTTTTATATTCTCATATTTTACCTATGTCAAGCTAAAAGAAAACGAGAAGTTACCCCGAAATTTTAAATTTAAGTAA